The following proteins are encoded in a genomic region of Tenebrio molitor chromosome 7, icTenMoli1.1, whole genome shotgun sequence:
- the LOC138135884 gene encoding synaptic vesicle glycoprotein 2B-like, translating to MIDENLENGVDSTMSTKSETGRPSTKECGADFETAVSETGFGIFNFLLLLVTIPSILTTQFETSALSYVFPAAQCDLNLSLEDKGSVNAITYTGMIISCFIWGSLIDVFGRRKILIITHLLDSVFILMVTFAPNISVLIAAKFFGGFIINGTSVALTPYLSEFHGTHYRSRVPLTIGLLFSAGNIVLPLLAWAILPLNIELSLFGGLEFHAWNLFLLICTLPAILTGILFILMPESPKYLMAKGNNAKALEVFKKIYKLNSGQSRDNYPIKKLTDDRQIYQKKHTIKEAWNQISPLFSMKYATKLILVCSLQLFLMMCVNSLRLWLPEIFQVINDYEYDNNGTSSICKMLDNMQPTIINEGEICSVNFNNSSVYINSAIVGTTAVVGYIAAALFVNKLGKKKLLSTLGIISGTCVACVYFAPSSTIALVLICIHLMASCVCIDIIFTITVDLFPTYLRASALSLAFMSGRIGSVFGNLTFPYLLQAGCAPPFLTLGCIIIGCTILSLLLPNTDLKALE from the exons ATGATTGACGAAAACCTGGAAAATGGCGTGGATTCAACTATGTCTACTAAAAGTGAAACCGGCAGACCATCAACAAAAG AATGCGGTGCCGACTTTGAAACAGCAGTATCGGAAACTGGATTtggcatttttaattttttattactactAGTAACGATCCCATCAATATTGACAACACAATTCGAAACATCAGCATTATCGTATGTATTTCCTGCAGCTCAGTGTGATTTAAACTTATCCTTGGAAGACAAAGGATCAGTAAATGCAATAACATACACAG GAATGATAATCAGTTGCTTCATATGGGGTTCCTTAATCGATGTTTTTGGACGGCGAAAAATCTTAATAATAACGCATTTGCTTGATTCTGTATTTATACTGATGGTAACATTTGCTCCAAATATTTCTGTATTAATAgctgcaaaattttttggtgGATTTAT AATAAATGGGACATCGGTGGCTTTAACGCCATACTTGTCCGAATTTCACGGCACTCATTACAGATCTCGAGTGCCTCTAACAATCGGACTTCTTTTCAGCGCGGGAAACATCGTGTTGCCACTTCTGGCTTGGGCAATTTTACCTCTTAATATAGAATTGAGCCTTTTCGGAGGCCTTG AATTCCATGCATGGAATCtgtttttacttatttgcaCGTTACCCGCTATTCTGACCGGAATACTTTTCATCCTAATGCCAGAAAGTCCTAAATACTTGATGGCGAAAGGTAACAATGCAAAAGCTCTAGaagtgttcaaaaaaatttacaaactgAATAGTGGGCAATCACGCGACAATTATCCAATCAAAAAATTAACCGATGATAGACAAATATATCAAAAAAAGCACACCATCAAAGAAGCGTGGAACCAGATATCGCCCTTATTTTCCATGAAATATGCAACCAAATTGATTCTAGTATGTTCGCTGCAGCTGTTTCTAATGATGTG CGTCAACTCGTTGCGCTTGTGGCTGCCAGAAATATTTCAAGTTATAAACGACTATGAATACGACAATAATGGGACTTCGtcaatttgcaaaatgttggacaacatgcaacccacaataatCAACGAAGGAGAAATTTGTTCAGTG AACTTCAACAATTCCTCTGTTTATATCAATTCTGCAATCGTGGGAACCACTGCAGTTGTCGGATACATTGCAGCGGCGCTTTTCGTAAATAAATTAGGAAAGAAAAAACTGTTAT CTACTTTAGGAATAATCAGTGGGACATGTGTGGCATGTGTCTACTTCGCACCAAGCTCTACCATAGCTTTAGTGTTGATCTGCATTCATTTAATGGCGTCATGTGTATGTATAGATATAATCTTTACAATAACAGTGGACTTATTTCCAACATACTTAAG AGCTTCGGCCCTTTCTTTGGCGTTTATGTCTGGCAGAATCGGTTCAGTTTTCGGGAATTTAACTTTCCCATACCTTCTCCAAGCTGGTTGCGCTCCGCCGTTTCTTACCTTAGGATGCATTATCATAG GTTGCACAATTCTTTCATTACTTTTGCCAAACACAGACCTTAAAGCACTGGAGTAG
- the LOC138135886 gene encoding solute carrier family 25 protein Shawn-like isoform X1: MSLEDPQYRITPVQQAAASCTGAILTSLLVTPLDVVKIRLQAQQRITDQRCFLYCNGLMDHICGCGPGNGQKHWFQRPGRFNGTIDAFLKISRNEGIYSLWSGLGPTLVLSIPTTILYFVSYEQLRLKMKEVYNKKLQPGQEKLQPHWIPLIAGASARVFAVTVVSPLELIRTKMQSRKISYSEITQSLKLLVKQDGVFGLWRGILPTLCRDVPFSAIYWMHYETIKSFFGSDVPSFGVSFFAGGVAGAVAAVATVPFDVVKTHQQIEIGEKTLYTDTPQKTKSMIEVIQEIHRHNGFRGLFAGLVPRLVKVAPACAIMISTFEYGKVFFYRYNEFMFHHGATLNEVSDFYAEEYFPPEHN; the protein is encoded by the exons atgtcattagaaGATCCCCAATATCGCATCACACCAGTACAACAAGCTGCGGCTTCATGTACCGGAGCCatcttaacctcacttttag TAACTCCATTAGACGTAGTCAAAATTAGGTTGCAAGCACAACAAAGAATAACAGATCaaagatgttttttatattgcAATGGACTTATGGATCACATTTGTGGTTGTGGTCCTGGCAATGGTCAGAAACATTGGTTTCAAAGACCTGGCCGCTTCAATGGAACAATT GATGCATTTCTTAAAATAAGTCGAAATGAGGGAATTTATTCTTTATGGAGTGGCTTAGGTCCAACTTTAGTTTTATCAATTCCAACCACAATTTTATACTTTGTATCATATGAACAGTTAAGGTTAAAGATGAAAGaagtttataacaaaaaattacagcCAGGTCAAGAAAAACTACAACCTCATTGGATACCTCTAATAGCTGGTGCTTCAGCAAGAGTTTTTGCTGTTACAGTTGTAAGTCCTTTAGAATTGATTAGAACTAAAATGCAGTCACGAAAAATATCATATTCAG AAATTACTCAGTCTCTAAAGTTGCTAGTTAAGCAAGATGGAGTTTTTGGTTTATGGAGAGGAATTTTACCAACACTCTGTAGGGATGTTCCATTTTCTGCAATATATTGGATGCATTATGAAACTATAAAGTCATTTTTTGGTTCTGATGTACCAAGTTTTGGTGTTAGTTTTTTTGCAGGGGGTGTTGCAGGAGCT GTGGCTGCTGTGGCAACAGTACCATTTGATGTGGTTAAAACACATCAGCAGATAGAAATTGGTGAAAAAACTTTATATACAGATACaccacaaaaaaccaaaagtaTGATTGAAGTGATACAAGAAATTCATAGACATAATGGCTTTAGAGGATTATTTGCGGGCTTAGTACCGCGTCTTGTTAAAGTTGCTCCAGCATGTGCAATCATGATTTCAACTTTTGAATACGGCAAGGTATTCTTCTACAG ATACAATGAATTTATGTTTCATCATGGTGCAACACTGAATGAAGTGTCTGATTTTTACGCTGAAGAATATTTTCCTCCCGAACATAATTAG
- the LOC138135886 gene encoding solute carrier family 25 protein Shawn-like isoform X3 produces the protein MSLEDPQYRITPVQQAAASCTGAILTSLLVTPLDVVKIRLQAQQRITDQRCFLYCNGLMDHICGCGPGNGQKHWFQRPGRFNGTIDAFLKISRNEGIYSLWSGLGPTLVLSIPTTILYFVSYEQLRLKMKEVYNKKLQPGQEKLQPHWIPLIAGASARVFAVTVVSPLELIRTKMQSRKISYSEITQSLKLLVKQDGVFGLWRGILPTLCRDVPFSAIYWMHYETIKSFFGSDVPSFGVSFFAGGVAGAVAAVATVPFDVVKTHQQIEIGEKTLYTDTPQKTKSMIEVIQEIHRHNGFRGLFAGLVPRLVKVAPACAIMISTFEYGKVFFYRFK, from the exons atgtcattagaaGATCCCCAATATCGCATCACACCAGTACAACAAGCTGCGGCTTCATGTACCGGAGCCatcttaacctcacttttag TAACTCCATTAGACGTAGTCAAAATTAGGTTGCAAGCACAACAAAGAATAACAGATCaaagatgttttttatattgcAATGGACTTATGGATCACATTTGTGGTTGTGGTCCTGGCAATGGTCAGAAACATTGGTTTCAAAGACCTGGCCGCTTCAATGGAACAATT GATGCATTTCTTAAAATAAGTCGAAATGAGGGAATTTATTCTTTATGGAGTGGCTTAGGTCCAACTTTAGTTTTATCAATTCCAACCACAATTTTATACTTTGTATCATATGAACAGTTAAGGTTAAAGATGAAAGaagtttataacaaaaaattacagcCAGGTCAAGAAAAACTACAACCTCATTGGATACCTCTAATAGCTGGTGCTTCAGCAAGAGTTTTTGCTGTTACAGTTGTAAGTCCTTTAGAATTGATTAGAACTAAAATGCAGTCACGAAAAATATCATATTCAG AAATTACTCAGTCTCTAAAGTTGCTAGTTAAGCAAGATGGAGTTTTTGGTTTATGGAGAGGAATTTTACCAACACTCTGTAGGGATGTTCCATTTTCTGCAATATATTGGATGCATTATGAAACTATAAAGTCATTTTTTGGTTCTGATGTACCAAGTTTTGGTGTTAGTTTTTTTGCAGGGGGTGTTGCAGGAGCT GTGGCTGCTGTGGCAACAGTACCATTTGATGTGGTTAAAACACATCAGCAGATAGAAATTGGTGAAAAAACTTTATATACAGATACaccacaaaaaaccaaaagtaTGATTGAAGTGATACAAGAAATTCATAGACATAATGGCTTTAGAGGATTATTTGCGGGCTTAGTACCGCGTCTTGTTAAAGTTGCTCCAGCATGTGCAATCATGATTTCAACTTTTGAATACGGCAAGGTATTCTTCTACAG gttcaaatga
- the LOC138135886 gene encoding solute carrier family 25 protein Shawn-like isoform X2: MSLEDPQYRITPVQQAAASCTGAILTSLLVTPLDVVKIRLQAQQRITDQRCFLYCNGLMDHICGCGPGNGQKHWFQRPGRFNGTIDAFLKISRNEGIYSLWSGLGPTLVLSIPTTILYFVSYEQLRLKMKEVYNKKLQPGQEKLQPHWIPLIAGASARVFAVTVVSPLELIRTKMQSRKISYSEITQSLKLLVKQDGVFGLWRGILPTLCRDVPFSAIYWMHYETIKSFFGSDVPSFGVSFFAGGVAGAVAAVATVPFDVVKTHQQIEIGEKTLYTDTPQKTKSMIEVIQEIHRHNGFRGLFAGLVPRLVKVAPACAIMISTFEYGKVFFYRLANPHSDL; the protein is encoded by the exons atgtcattagaaGATCCCCAATATCGCATCACACCAGTACAACAAGCTGCGGCTTCATGTACCGGAGCCatcttaacctcacttttag TAACTCCATTAGACGTAGTCAAAATTAGGTTGCAAGCACAACAAAGAATAACAGATCaaagatgttttttatattgcAATGGACTTATGGATCACATTTGTGGTTGTGGTCCTGGCAATGGTCAGAAACATTGGTTTCAAAGACCTGGCCGCTTCAATGGAACAATT GATGCATTTCTTAAAATAAGTCGAAATGAGGGAATTTATTCTTTATGGAGTGGCTTAGGTCCAACTTTAGTTTTATCAATTCCAACCACAATTTTATACTTTGTATCATATGAACAGTTAAGGTTAAAGATGAAAGaagtttataacaaaaaattacagcCAGGTCAAGAAAAACTACAACCTCATTGGATACCTCTAATAGCTGGTGCTTCAGCAAGAGTTTTTGCTGTTACAGTTGTAAGTCCTTTAGAATTGATTAGAACTAAAATGCAGTCACGAAAAATATCATATTCAG AAATTACTCAGTCTCTAAAGTTGCTAGTTAAGCAAGATGGAGTTTTTGGTTTATGGAGAGGAATTTTACCAACACTCTGTAGGGATGTTCCATTTTCTGCAATATATTGGATGCATTATGAAACTATAAAGTCATTTTTTGGTTCTGATGTACCAAGTTTTGGTGTTAGTTTTTTTGCAGGGGGTGTTGCAGGAGCT GTGGCTGCTGTGGCAACAGTACCATTTGATGTGGTTAAAACACATCAGCAGATAGAAATTGGTGAAAAAACTTTATATACAGATACaccacaaaaaaccaaaagtaTGATTGAAGTGATACAAGAAATTCATAGACATAATGGCTTTAGAGGATTATTTGCGGGCTTAGTACCGCGTCTTGTTAAAGTTGCTCCAGCATGTGCAATCATGATTTCAACTTTTGAATACGGCAAGGTATTCTTCTACAGGTTAGCCAATCCACATTCAGATTTATGA